The following proteins are encoded in a genomic region of Oryctolagus cuniculus chromosome 13, mOryCun1.1, whole genome shotgun sequence:
- the BAMBI gene encoding BMP and activin membrane-bound inhibitor homolog, with amino-acid sequence MDRHSSYIFVWLQLELCAMAVLLTRGEIRCYCDAAHCVATGYMCKSELSACFSRLLDPQNTNSPLTHGCLESVASSADVCQAKQTHNHSGTGVPTLECCHEDMCNYRGLHDLLPAPRGEAPGQGNRYQHDGNRNLITKVQELTSSKELWFRAAVIAVPIAGGLILVLLIMLALRMLRSENKRLQDQRQQMLSRLHYSFHGHHSKKGQVAKLDLECVVPVSGHESCCAACDKLRHADLSHDKVLSLVHWGMYSGHGKLEFV; translated from the exons ATGGATCGCCACTCCAGCTACATCTTCGTGTGGCTGCAGCTCGAGCTTTGCGCCATGGCCGTGCTGCTCACCAGAG GTGAAATCCGGTGCTACTGTGATGCTGCCCACTGCGTGGCGACTGGGTACATGTGCAAGTCGGAGCTCAGCGCCTGCTTCTCCAGACTGCTGGATCCTCAGAACACAAACTCCCCACTCACCCACGGCTGCCTGGAGTCTGTCGCAAGCTCAGCAGACGTGTGCCAAGCCAAACAGACACACAACCACTCCGGCACCGGCGTGCCCACATTGGAATGCTGTCATGAGGACATGTGCAATTACAGAGGGCTGCATGACCTTCTCCCTGCGCCCAGGGGAGAGGCCCCAG GACAAGGGAACAGGTACCAGCATGACGGGAACAGAAACCTCATCACCAAGGTGCAGGAGCTGACGTCTTCCAAGGAGCTGTGGTTCCGGGCGGCGGTGATCGCCGTGCCGATCGCGGGAGGGCTGATCCTCGTGCTGCTGATCATGCTGGCCCTGAGGATGCTGCGGAGCGAGAACAAGAGACTGCAGGaccagaggcagcagatgctgtccCGGCTGCACTACAGCTTCCACGGACATCACTCCAAAAAGGGCCAGGTGGCCAAGCTGGACCTGGAGTGCGTGGTGCCGGTCAGCGGGCACGAGAGCTGCTGTGCGGCCTGCGACAAACTCCGGCACGCCGACCTCAGCCACGACAAAGTCCTGTCCCTGGTGCACTGGGGCATGTACAGCGGGCACGGGAAGCTGGAGTTCGTATGA